TCGTAGACATCGATAATGGTAAGGTCGCTATGGTCGAAGTAAAAGAGGGTTCTCAGATGTCGCTTGCCGAATTGACAGCCGATCCACAAACGGATACTTCGCAAACACTTCTCGACCTGGCAATGGGTGAAGTCCTTATAAAAGCGCAGAAAATCCACGGCGAGAATTCAAGGTTTGAGGTTAAGACCCCTACGTCGATAGTGGGTGTCAGAGGCACCACATTCAACGTAAAGGTGGAGTCAGTCGAAGAATAAACAAATCTCCGACTGATAAAAAAACCCTACAACGCATTTAGTGCACGTAGGGTTTTTTATTGTTTTCTTTCCTGCTATTTAACGCCTGGTTCGGCCTTTGAAAAATAGATGTCGTCTATATATATAACGCCCTCTTTTTTAGTGACGCCTATATCGCTAAACACTATCACGAATTCCTTCATATCTTTAAAATCATTTATGCCCGTAAACTGCCCTAACGGGATCACCATCTTTTTCCACTCATCCGTTATACCCTCAATGAACAGCCTCCCTACCTGTTTTTTATCATTCTTGAGCTCAAGATTCAATTTCTCTGTAAAACCCGCCTTCTTGTCGCCTTTTATATAAAATACAAGATACTTATAACCGGAAAGATCTATATCCATTAAATACGTAAAAAAACCGTTATACGCGGAGAACGGCGAATCGACATCATAAGTCAATTTTAAACTATACCCTTTATCGCCCACCCTTTCCAGATCGGTAAATTCGTCTCTACAGTACTGGTTCGGGTCGGAATAGAACACGTTCCAGGAACCCAGGGGGCCC
The genomic region above belongs to Candidatus Omnitrophota bacterium and contains:
- a CDS encoding FecR domain-containing protein, giving the protein MKTLRIICIIALILGIAVTGYAVEKRSAKITSLNGTAEIKPIGQAVWSPASAGMVMNEGDTLKTAPGSWALVDIDNGKVAMVEVKEGSQMSLAELTADPQTDTSQTLLDLAMGEVLIKAQKIHGENSRFEVKTPTSIVGVRGTTFNVKVESVEE